The Micromonospora sp. M71_S20 genome has a window encoding:
- a CDS encoding glutathione S-transferase family protein translates to MARAQFSAETSGGGEFVRQPNRFTGRVTPDSDSPPGGGPDAQGRWPLEPGRYRLVWCRACPWAHRARIVRGLLGLEDAISLGTVDPIRDERGWRFALDPDGFDPVLGIGFLSEAYLATDPDYTGRVTVPALVDTRTGRVVTNDYPQLTLDLSTEWRSLHRPGAPDLYPEALRPELDALMAEIHRDVNNGVYRCGFATSQAAYDEAYTALFARLDALSERLADRRYLMGDAITEADVRLFTTLVRFDVAYHGHFKCNRQKLTELPVLWAYARDLFQTPGFGETVDFDHIKRHYYGTHAAINPTGIVPLGPDTSGWTTPHGRG, encoded by the coding sequence ATGGCCCGGGCCCAGTTCAGCGCAGAGACCAGCGGCGGTGGCGAGTTCGTCCGCCAGCCCAACCGGTTCACCGGTCGGGTCACCCCGGACTCCGACTCGCCGCCCGGTGGCGGGCCGGACGCGCAGGGCCGGTGGCCGCTGGAGCCGGGCCGCTACCGGCTGGTCTGGTGCCGGGCCTGCCCGTGGGCGCACCGGGCCCGGATCGTCCGCGGCCTGCTCGGCCTGGAGGACGCGATCTCCCTTGGCACGGTCGACCCGATCCGCGACGAACGCGGCTGGCGGTTCGCCCTCGACCCCGACGGCTTCGACCCGGTGCTCGGCATCGGCTTCCTCTCCGAGGCCTACCTCGCCACCGATCCCGACTACACCGGGCGGGTCACCGTGCCGGCGCTGGTCGACACGCGCACCGGCCGGGTGGTCACGAACGACTATCCGCAGCTCACCCTGGATCTGTCCACCGAGTGGCGCAGCCTGCACCGGCCCGGGGCGCCCGACCTCTACCCGGAGGCGCTGCGGCCGGAGCTGGACGCCCTGATGGCGGAGATCCACCGGGACGTCAACAACGGGGTCTACCGGTGCGGCTTCGCCACCTCGCAGGCCGCGTACGACGAGGCGTACACGGCGCTGTTCGCCCGGCTCGACGCGCTGTCGGAACGGCTGGCGGACCGGCGCTACCTGATGGGCGACGCGATCACCGAGGCCGACGTGCGGCTGTTCACCACCCTGGTCCGCTTCGACGTGGCGTACCACGGTCACTTCAAGTGCAACCGGCAGAAGCTCACCGAGCTGCCGGTGCTCTGGGCGTACGCGCGGGACCTGTTCCAGACCCCGGGCTTCGGCGAGACGGTCGACTTCGACCACATCAAGCGGCACTACTACGGCACCCATGCGGCGATCAACCCGACGGGGATAGTCCCGCTGGGCCCCGACACCTCCGGCTGGACCACGCCGCACGGGCGTGGCTGA
- a CDS encoding DUF998 domain-containing protein: protein MAEPRRAGPRTAPPRAAAASASAACVVGGALAVTVAVVAGPGPGLTGYVSEAGVTDSAYAPAYRIGVFALAAGLLLLATALPPVLRAAAGLLAAGSVLALVSGAVTCSAGCPLPPFERATAADLVHGAASILAVAAVVLAMLAVTLTRAAPSALRRLAAAAVAVALPLAGATAVTLVFVGRGGLIAVLERLLLLVAVLWGTASATAVALRR from the coding sequence GTGGCTGAGCCGCGCCGGGCCGGCCCGCGTACCGCCCCGCCCCGGGCCGCCGCCGCGTCGGCCTCCGCCGCCTGCGTCGTCGGGGGCGCCCTCGCGGTGACCGTCGCCGTGGTCGCCGGTCCCGGGCCGGGCCTGACGGGGTACGTCAGCGAGGCGGGCGTCACCGACAGCGCGTACGCCCCGGCGTACCGGATCGGGGTCTTCGCCCTGGCGGCCGGGTTGCTGCTGCTCGCGACGGCGCTGCCCCCGGTGCTGCGGGCGGCGGCCGGGCTGCTCGCGGCCGGGAGCGTCCTCGCGCTGGTCTCCGGGGCGGTGACGTGCAGCGCCGGCTGCCCGCTGCCGCCGTTCGAACGGGCGACCGCGGCGGATCTGGTGCACGGCGCGGCGAGCATCCTCGCGGTGGCCGCGGTGGTCCTCGCGATGCTGGCGGTCACGCTCACCCGGGCGGCGCCGTCGGCGCTGCGCCGGCTGGCCGCGGCGGCCGTGGCGGTGGCCCTGCCGCTGGCGGGCGCCACGGCCGTGACCCTGGTCTTCGTGGGGCGCGGCGGCCTGATCGCGGTCCTGGAGCGGCTGCTGCTGCTGGTGGCCGTCCTGTGGGGTACGGCCTCCGCGACCGCCGTCGCCCTCCGCAGGTGA
- a CDS encoding dicarboxylate/amino acid:cation symporter codes for MRKIPFSVQILLGLVLGVALGFLARANDLSWLTSTLDTVGGLFVQLLKLAVPPLVFTAIVVSVVSLRGVANAARLALKTLLWFGVTALIAVGVGIGLGVLTDPGRGVTLDTAGASAPTRTGSWTDFLTGIVPTNPVGAFVDGNVLQIVFLALVVGAAALLVGEPAEPFVAINRALLEIVQKALWWVIRLAPIGTLGLIGNAVASYGWDLVAPLAKFTTAVYVGCAIVLFVVYPLLLVGAGRLNPLRFFAGAWPAIELAFVSRSSVGTMPVTQRSVERLGVPREYASFAVPFGATTKMDGCAAVYPALAAIFVAQVFGMDLGITDYLLIAFVSVVGSAATAGLTGAIVMLTLTLSTLGLPLAGAGLLLAIDPILDMIRTATNVAGQALVPTIVAAREGTLDRAAYDSAGRRSPLAPADADADGPRRSEELSPVPA; via the coding sequence CTGCGCAAGATTCCCTTCTCCGTGCAGATCCTGCTCGGCCTCGTCCTCGGCGTGGCGCTCGGCTTCCTCGCCCGCGCCAACGACCTCAGCTGGCTCACCAGCACCCTCGACACCGTCGGCGGCCTCTTCGTCCAGCTGCTCAAGCTGGCCGTTCCGCCGCTGGTCTTCACCGCCATCGTGGTCAGCGTGGTCAGCCTGCGCGGGGTGGCCAACGCCGCCCGGCTGGCCCTGAAGACCCTGCTCTGGTTCGGCGTCACCGCGCTGATCGCGGTGGGCGTCGGCATCGGGCTCGGTGTGCTGACCGACCCGGGCCGCGGCGTCACCCTCGACACCGCCGGCGCCAGCGCGCCCACGAGGACCGGCTCGTGGACCGACTTCCTCACCGGCATCGTGCCGACCAACCCGGTCGGCGCGTTCGTCGACGGCAACGTGCTCCAGATCGTCTTCCTGGCCCTCGTCGTCGGCGCGGCGGCGCTGCTGGTCGGCGAACCCGCGGAGCCGTTCGTGGCGATCAACCGCGCGCTGCTGGAGATCGTCCAGAAGGCGCTGTGGTGGGTCATCCGGCTCGCCCCGATCGGCACCCTCGGCCTGATCGGCAACGCCGTCGCCTCGTACGGCTGGGACCTGGTGGCCCCGCTCGCCAAGTTCACCACCGCCGTCTACGTCGGCTGCGCGATCGTGCTGTTCGTGGTCTACCCGCTGCTGCTGGTGGGCGCCGGCCGGCTCAACCCGCTGCGCTTCTTCGCCGGCGCCTGGCCCGCCATCGAGCTGGCCTTCGTGTCCCGCTCCTCGGTGGGCACGATGCCGGTGACCCAGCGCTCGGTCGAGCGCCTCGGCGTCCCCCGCGAGTACGCCTCCTTCGCGGTGCCGTTCGGCGCCACCACGAAGATGGACGGCTGCGCGGCGGTCTACCCGGCGCTGGCCGCGATCTTCGTCGCCCAGGTCTTCGGAATGGACCTCGGGATCACCGACTACCTGCTGATCGCCTTCGTCTCGGTGGTCGGTTCGGCGGCCACCGCCGGCCTGACCGGCGCGATCGTGATGCTCACCCTGACGCTGAGCACGCTGGGCCTGCCGCTGGCCGGCGCCGGCCTGCTGCTGGCGATCGACCCGATCCTGGACATGATCCGCACCGCCACCAACGTCGCCGGCCAGGCGCTGGTGCCGACCATCGTCGCCGCCCGCGAGGGCACCCTGGACCGGGCCGCGTACGACTCGGCGGGCCGGCGCTCGCCGCTCGCCCCGGCGGACGCCGACGCCGACGGCCCGCGCCGCTCGGAGGAGCTGAGCCCCGTCCCGGCCTGA
- a CDS encoding NADH:flavin oxidoreductase/NADH oxidase, with amino-acid sequence MSVLFTPLTLRSVTLPNRIALAPMCQYTAGPDGLPTDWHLVHLGARAVGGAGLVMTEATAVLPEGRISPQDTGLWSGAHVDAWRPVTAFVAAHGAVPVVQLAHAGFKASTYRPWAPRRGGVPDAEGGWTPVGPGSAPFVPDYRVPTALDEAGIAGVVEAFAAAAGRAVDAGFAGVEIHAAHGYLLHEFLSPLTNHRDDGWGGDRSGRMRLTLEVARAVRAAVGEDVPVLTRISATDWEPTGWTAEDSVVLAGELAAAGVDLVDCSSGGASATATIPVGPGYQVPLAARVRRESGVATGAVGLIVEPEQAEEIVASGDADLVLLGRELLRDPYWPHRAAAKLGATPTWPDQYARAT; translated from the coding sequence ATGAGTGTCCTGTTCACCCCGCTCACCCTGCGCAGCGTGACCCTGCCCAACCGGATCGCCCTGGCGCCGATGTGCCAGTACACCGCCGGCCCGGACGGCCTGCCCACCGACTGGCACCTGGTGCACCTGGGCGCCCGGGCGGTCGGCGGCGCGGGCCTGGTGATGACCGAGGCGACCGCCGTGCTGCCCGAGGGGCGGATCAGCCCGCAGGACACCGGGCTCTGGTCCGGGGCGCACGTCGACGCCTGGCGGCCGGTGACCGCGTTCGTCGCCGCGCACGGCGCGGTGCCGGTCGTGCAGCTCGCGCACGCCGGGTTCAAGGCGTCGACGTACCGGCCGTGGGCGCCCCGGCGGGGCGGGGTGCCCGACGCCGAGGGCGGCTGGACGCCGGTCGGCCCGGGGTCCGCGCCGTTCGTGCCCGACTACCGGGTGCCGACCGCGCTGGATGAGGCGGGCATCGCCGGCGTCGTCGAGGCGTTCGCGGCGGCGGCCGGCCGGGCGGTCGACGCCGGGTTCGCGGGCGTGGAGATCCACGCCGCGCACGGCTACCTGCTGCACGAGTTCCTCTCCCCGCTGACCAACCACCGCGACGACGGCTGGGGCGGCGACCGCTCCGGCCGGATGCGGCTCACCCTGGAGGTGGCGCGGGCGGTCCGCGCGGCGGTCGGCGAGGACGTGCCCGTGCTGACCCGCATCTCGGCCACCGACTGGGAGCCGACGGGCTGGACGGCCGAGGACAGCGTGGTGCTCGCCGGCGAGCTGGCCGCCGCCGGCGTGGACCTGGTCGACTGCTCCTCGGGCGGCGCGTCGGCCACCGCGACCATCCCGGTCGGCCCGGGCTACCAGGTGCCGCTGGCCGCCCGGGTGCGCCGGGAGTCGGGGGTGGCCACCGGTGCCGTCGGCCTGATCGTCGAGCCGGAGCAGGCCGAGGAGATCGTCGCGTCCGGCGACGCCGACCTGGTCCTGCTCGGGCGGGAACTCCTGCGGGACCCGTACTGGCCGCACCGGGCCGCCGCCAAGCTCGGCGCCACCCCCACCTGGCCCGACCAGTACGCCCGCGCCACCTGA